Proteins encoded within one genomic window of Methanothrix harundinacea 6Ac:
- a CDS encoding methyltransferase domain-containing protein, with protein sequence MKLPGTATQPENVQIAIGKLDIRPGMTFLDMGCGSGAVSLAASRFTDQIFGIDRRPEAVEISRARVPAGTFLCGEAAGIIPGLPKIDRCFIGGTAGVEDFFPMLMERLSPGAAVVADLARIGVAAKVAGLMRGAGIFEELLQIGIARGYDLAGDIALRPENPIFMVVGRLPGGRSR encoded by the coding sequence ATGAAGCTTCCCGGTACAGCGACCCAGCCGGAGAACGTCCAGATCGCCATAGGAAAGCTCGACATCAGGCCCGGCATGACCTTCCTCGACATGGGGTGCGGCTCGGGGGCCGTATCCCTCGCTGCCAGCAGGTTCACCGATCAGATATTCGGCATAGACCGGAGGCCTGAGGCGGTGGAGATCTCCAGGGCGAGGGTCCCGGCGGGGACCTTCCTCTGCGGCGAGGCGGCGGGGATCATCCCCGGCCTTCCCAAGATCGACCGGTGTTTCATCGGCGGGACGGCAGGGGTCGAGGATTTCTTCCCGATGCTGATGGAGAGGCTCTCTCCGGGAGCCGCCGTCGTCGCCGACCTCGCCAGGATCGGGGTCGCCGCGAAGGTCGCAGGGCTGATGAGGGGGGCGGGGATCTTCGAGGAGCTCCTCCAGATCGGGATAGCCCGGGGCTACGACCTCGCCGGGGACATCGCCCTCCGGCCGGAGAACCCCATCTTCATGGTGGTGGGGAGGCTTCCGGGAGGTCGGAGCCGATGA
- a CDS encoding cobalt-factor II C(20)-methyltransferase: protein MLIGVSLGPGDPELITRKAERALAAADKVFVPGEMAADLVRRYAEPELLDFPMISDKRRLLEIWAENADRVASWAAGGAAAFACIGDVNTFSTFSHLKRLVIERHPEVEIETIPGVGTVPALAARLGVDLSESFLVSDGSPVNTVIRMKAVRPAEMAKELAAEGFDEFLLGVRLYAPDEVVVRGEMPEKSDYFSVLCARRRR, encoded by the coding sequence GTGCTGATAGGGGTGAGCCTCGGCCCCGGGGACCCGGAGCTGATCACCCGGAAGGCGGAGAGGGCCCTGGCGGCCGCGGATAAGGTCTTCGTCCCCGGGGAGATGGCCGCCGACCTGGTCCGGAGGTACGCCGAGCCGGAGCTCCTCGACTTTCCCATGATCTCGGATAAAAGGAGGCTCCTTGAGATCTGGGCCGAGAACGCGGACCGGGTCGCCTCCTGGGCCGCCGGCGGAGCTGCCGCCTTCGCCTGCATCGGGGACGTCAACACCTTCTCCACCTTCTCCCACCTCAAGAGGCTGGTAATCGAGCGCCACCCGGAGGTGGAGATCGAGACGATCCCCGGGGTCGGGACGGTCCCCGCCCTGGCGGCGAGGCTCGGGGTCGACCTCTCGGAGTCGTTTCTGGTCTCCGACGGCTCCCCGGTGAATACGGTGATCAGGATGAAGGCGGTCCGCCCCGCCGAGATGGCTAAAGAGCTCGCAGCCGAGGGTTTCGACGAGTTCCTCCTGGGGGTCCGGCTCTACGCCCCCGATGAGGTGGTCGTCAGAGGCGAGATGCCGGAGAAAAGCGACTACTTCAGCGTCCTCTGCGCCAGGAGGAGGAGATGA